A genomic region of Melopsittacus undulatus isolate bMelUnd1 chromosome 5, bMelUnd1.mat.Z, whole genome shotgun sequence contains the following coding sequences:
- the CBX7 gene encoding chromobox protein homolog 7 isoform X2 translates to MELSAIGEQVFAVESIRKKRVRKGKVEYLVKWKGWPPKYSTWEPEDHILDPRLVVAYEEKEERDRASGYRKRGPKPKRLLLQRLYGMDLRSAHKGKEKLCFSLARRFGGGDSSLPGAKPGQAEFSEKTGGVVLPFSLRKQRKNQKYLRLSRKKFPRISSLESRNCRREFFLNDAVGLEARQGPEDWEAMQHTSKEDVDGSLPWIPTVPPSEVTVTDITANSITVTFREAQVAEGFFRDRSAQF, encoded by the exons ATGGAGCTGTCGGCCATCGGGGAGCAGGTGTTTGCGGTGGAGAGCATCCGCAAGAAGCGCGTGCGGAAG GGTAAAGTAGAATACCTGGTGAAATGGAAAGGATGGCCCCCCAA ATACAGCACATGGGAGCCAGAGGATCATATCTTGGACCCTCGCCTGGTAGTGGCTTATGAAGAAAA GGAAGAGAGAGACCGTGCATCAGGGTACAGGAAAAGAGGCCCCAAACCAAAGCGTCTCCTACTGCAG CGGCTGTATGGCATGGACTTGAGGAGTGCCCacaagggaaaggagaagctcTGCTTCTCTCTTGCACGGAGGTTTGGAGGAGGAGACAGCAGCCTGCCAGGGGCCAAGCCAGGGCAGGCAGAGTTCTCAGAGAAGACTGGGGGAGTGGTCCTGCCATTCTCTCTCCGAAAGCAGCGCAAAAACCAGAAGTACCTGCGACTGTCAAGGAAGAAGTTCCCCCGCATCTCGAGCCTGGAGAGCCGAAACTGCAGGCGTGAGTTCTTCCTGAATGATGCAGTGGGCCTAGAGGCCAGGCAGGGCCCGGAGGACTGGGAGGCTATGCAGCACACCAGCAAAGAAG ATGTGGATGGCAGTCTCCCTTGGATTCCCACTGTGCCCCCCAGCGAAGTGACAGTGACAGACATCACAGCAAACTCCATTACCGTCACTTTCAGAGAAGCACAAGTGGCTGAGGGCTTCTTCCGAGACCGGAGCGCGCAGTTCTGA
- the CBX7 gene encoding chromobox protein homolog 7 isoform X1 codes for MELSAIGEQVFAVESIRKKRVRKGKVEYLVKWKGWPPKYSTWEPEDHILDPRLVVAYEEKEERDRASGYRKRGPKPKRLLLQRLYGMDLRSAHKGKEKLCFSLARRFGGGDSSLPGAKPGQAEFSEKTGGVVLPFSLRKQRKNQKYLRLSRKKFPRISSLESRNCRREFFLNDAVGLEARQGPEDWEAMQHTSKEADVDGSLPWIPTVPPSEVTVTDITANSITVTFREAQVAEGFFRDRSAQF; via the exons ATGGAGCTGTCGGCCATCGGGGAGCAGGTGTTTGCGGTGGAGAGCATCCGCAAGAAGCGCGTGCGGAAG GGTAAAGTAGAATACCTGGTGAAATGGAAAGGATGGCCCCCCAA ATACAGCACATGGGAGCCAGAGGATCATATCTTGGACCCTCGCCTGGTAGTGGCTTATGAAGAAAA GGAAGAGAGAGACCGTGCATCAGGGTACAGGAAAAGAGGCCCCAAACCAAAGCGTCTCCTACTGCAG CGGCTGTATGGCATGGACTTGAGGAGTGCCCacaagggaaaggagaagctcTGCTTCTCTCTTGCACGGAGGTTTGGAGGAGGAGACAGCAGCCTGCCAGGGGCCAAGCCAGGGCAGGCAGAGTTCTCAGAGAAGACTGGGGGAGTGGTCCTGCCATTCTCTCTCCGAAAGCAGCGCAAAAACCAGAAGTACCTGCGACTGTCAAGGAAGAAGTTCCCCCGCATCTCGAGCCTGGAGAGCCGAAACTGCAGGCGTGAGTTCTTCCTGAATGATGCAGTGGGCCTAGAGGCCAGGCAGGGCCCGGAGGACTGGGAGGCTATGCAGCACACCAGCAAAGAAG CAGATGTGGATGGCAGTCTCCCTTGGATTCCCACTGTGCCCCCCAGCGAAGTGACAGTGACAGACATCACAGCAAACTCCATTACCGTCACTTTCAGAGAAGCACAAGTGGCTGAGGGCTTCTTCCGAGACCGGAGCGCGCAGTTCTGA